Proteins encoded together in one Carya illinoinensis cultivar Pawnee chromosome 3, C.illinoinensisPawnee_v1, whole genome shotgun sequence window:
- the LOC122302371 gene encoding UPF0301 protein BCG_0069-like: MDLWAVHIKNSTRTPLLLRNSFPEKPMSWNLGRKATSSARVEDWGLCEIRVLRRPRLCTSSLVVRAMAKKNHENGDGTEDGDRSIPEGDGVKRNNSDGNRSNDTASNKSQRLDWREFRANLFAREQAEKAEPDAHSEGVKPHESKSLGLKWAHPIPVPETGCVLVATEKLDGVRTFERTVVLLLRSGTRHPQEGPFGVVINRPLHKKIKHMKPTNLDLATTFSDCSLHFGGPLEASMFLLKSGEKPKLPVFEEVIPGLCFGARNSLDEAAGLVKKGVLKPQDFRFFVGYAGWQLDQLREEIESDYWYVAACSSNLIGGCLSDSSSEGLWEEILQLMGGHYSELSRKPKQDM; encoded by the exons ATGGATCTGTGGGCCGTGCATATCAAGAACTCCACTCGAACCCCTCTCTTGCTCAGAAACTCGTTTCCTGAGAAACCCATGTCTTGGAACCTCGGGAGAAAAGCCACTTCTTCTGCCAGAGTAGAGGATTGGGGCTTGTGTGAGATCAGAGTTTTGAGGAGACCCAGGCTTTGCACTTCTTCTTTGGTTGTCAGAGCTATGGCGAAGAAGAATCACGAAAATG GAGATGGTACAGAAGATGGTGATCGATCTATTCCAGAAGGAGATGGTGTGAAAAGAAACAACTCTGATGGAAACAGATCCAATGACACTGCTTCAAATAAATCCCAGCGATTGGACTGGAGAGAATTCAGAGCAAATTTATTTGCTAGGGAGCag GCAGAGAAGGCTGAGCCTGATGCTCACAGTGAGGGTGTGAAACCCCACGAGTCCAAATCTCTCGGCCTGAAATGGGCCCATCCTATTCCAGTACCTGAAACTGGCTGTGTCCTTGTTGCCACAGAAAAACTTGATGGAGTGCGGACATTTGAAAGAACCGTTGTTCTCCTTCTCAGATCTGGAACCAGACACCCACAAGAAGGCCCGTTTGGGGTTGTCATCAACCGCCCTCTTCACAAAAAGATCAAACACATGAAGCCCACTAACCTTGATCTAGCAACCACCTTTTCTGATTGCTCCTTGCATTTTGGTGGGCCTCTCGAGGCAAGCATGTTTTTGTTAAAATCTGGGGAAAAACCGAAGCTTCCTGTGTTTGAAGAGGTGATCCCTGGCCTGTGCTTTGGTGCTAGAAACAGTTTGGATGAGGCTGCAGGGCTGGTAAAGAAGGGTGTACTTAAGCCTCAGGATTTCAGATTCTTTGTTGGTTATGCTGGGTGGCAGCTGGACCAATTGAGAGAGGAGATTGAATCTGATTACTGGTATGTGGCTGCTTGCAGCTCGAACTTGATTGGTGGGTGTCTATCTGATTCTTCATCAGAAGGTTTGTGGGAGGAGATTTTGCAGCTAATGGGCGGTCACTACTCAGAACTGAGCCGGAAACCTAAGCAAGATATGTAG
- the LOC122302370 gene encoding queuine tRNA-ribosyltransferase accessory subunit 2-like isoform X2, producing MKFAVKAWSNGRARAGVLHLGSCPSPIETPSLLLSTRKGLPVFISPDLLPSLPSPDSHLLQVSPLHFLEGLSPKTISSVGGLHHMLGLHDYGLAAVARDSVNCLPECDSTNKLGASFETPCGRLLIKPVEYMEMISSLGPNLWATLADEVPTWVSDKRNKTSVDRTVRWMDECIALGPAGGAVFGAVVGGSSIEERGRCAQEVARRNVSGYWIGGFGLGESMDDRPALLNAVTDILPEEKPRLICGLGLPEEVLQGVASGIDLFDSVYIYHLTLGGFALTFPLDGIDKKKSDFQLSDIGVDHTKINLRAIVYRKDASPLVKSCSCYTCQNHTKAYINHLLNVHEMLAQILLEIHNTHHYLGFFRSIREAVKAGKFEQFRRQFLESRRDCLSTAAAANA from the exons ATGAAGTTCGCAGTAAAGGCATGGAGCAACGGAAGGGCACGAGCAGGGGTGCTCCATCTGGGAAGCTGTCCGAGCCCAATAGAGACACCTTCTCTTCTGCTTTCTACACGTAAAGGGCTGCCCGTTTTCATTTCCCCTGACCTCCTTCCCTCTCTTCCTTCCCCTGATTCCCATCTACTCCAAGTTTCTCCCCTTCACTT CTTGGAAGGCCTTTCACCTAAAACGATTTCAAGTGTTGGAGGACTTCATCACATGCTTGGTCTTCATGACTATGGACTTGCTGCGGTAGCTAGGGACTCTGTTAACTGCCTTCCTGAATGTGATAGTACTAACAAGTTAGGAGCATCCTTTGAGACTCCTTGTGGCCGTCTTTTG ATTAAACCTGTTGAATACATGGAAATGATTTCTTCCTTGGGGCCGAACCTATGGGCTACCTTGGCTGATGAAGTGCCTACATGGGTATCTGACAAGAGAAACAAGACCTCAGTGGATCGAACTGTGAGATGGATGGATGAATGCATTGCATTAGGCCCA GCAGGTGGAGCTGTTTTTGGAGCTGTTGTTGGAGGGTCTAGTATAGAAGAACGCGGACGATGTGCACAAGAGGTAGCTAGGAGAAATGTATCAG GTTACTGGATTGGAGGCTTTGGGCTAGGAGAAAGCATGGATGACCGCCCTGCTCTGCTGAATGCTGTTACT GATATTTTACCAGAGGAAAAGCCACGTCTGATATGTGGCCTTGGACTTCCAG AGGAGGTCTTGCAGGGTGTTGCTTCGGGCATTGATCTTTTTGACTCGGT GTATATATATCACCTTACCCTTGGAGGCTTTGCACTTACCTTTCCGCTAGATGGAATTGATAAAAAGAAATCTGACTTTCAGCTCAGTGATATCGGAGTTGACCATACAAAGATTAATTTAAGGGCTATAGTATACAG GAAAGATGCTTCACCACTAGTCAAAAGCTGTAGCTGCTACACATGCCAGAACCATACAAAAGCATACATAAATCATCTACTCAATGTTCATGAAATGCTGGCTCAAATTCTGCTTGAAAT ACACAATACTCACCATTATCTGGGCTTCTTCCGCTCAATAAGAGAAGCAGTTAAAGCAGGAAAATTTGAGCAGTTTCGGCGACAGTTCCTCGAGAGTAGGCGCGACTGTCTTTCCACAGCTGCTGCCGCCAATgcgtaa
- the LOC122302370 gene encoding queuine tRNA-ribosyltransferase accessory subunit 2-like isoform X1, with product MKFAVKAWSNGRARAGVLHLGSCPSPIETPSLLLSTRKGLPVFISPDLLPSLPSPDSHLLQVSPLHFLEGLSPKTISSVGGLHHMLGLHDYGLAAVARDSVNCLPECDSTNKLGASFETPCGRLLIKPVEYMEMISSLGPNLWATLADEVPTWVSDKRNKTSVDRTVRWMDECIALGPAGGAVFGAVVGGSSIEERGRCAQEVARRNVSGYWIGGFGLGESMDDRPALLNAVTDILPEEKPRLICGLGLPGTMFNIFCDKGVASGIDLFDSVYIYHLTLGGFALTFPLDGIDKKKSDFQLSDIGVDHTKINLRAIVYRKDASPLVKSCSCYTCQNHTKAYINHLLNVHEMLAQILLEIHNTHHYLGFFRSIREAVKAGKFEQFRRQFLESRRDCLSTAAAANA from the exons ATGAAGTTCGCAGTAAAGGCATGGAGCAACGGAAGGGCACGAGCAGGGGTGCTCCATCTGGGAAGCTGTCCGAGCCCAATAGAGACACCTTCTCTTCTGCTTTCTACACGTAAAGGGCTGCCCGTTTTCATTTCCCCTGACCTCCTTCCCTCTCTTCCTTCCCCTGATTCCCATCTACTCCAAGTTTCTCCCCTTCACTT CTTGGAAGGCCTTTCACCTAAAACGATTTCAAGTGTTGGAGGACTTCATCACATGCTTGGTCTTCATGACTATGGACTTGCTGCGGTAGCTAGGGACTCTGTTAACTGCCTTCCTGAATGTGATAGTACTAACAAGTTAGGAGCATCCTTTGAGACTCCTTGTGGCCGTCTTTTG ATTAAACCTGTTGAATACATGGAAATGATTTCTTCCTTGGGGCCGAACCTATGGGCTACCTTGGCTGATGAAGTGCCTACATGGGTATCTGACAAGAGAAACAAGACCTCAGTGGATCGAACTGTGAGATGGATGGATGAATGCATTGCATTAGGCCCA GCAGGTGGAGCTGTTTTTGGAGCTGTTGTTGGAGGGTCTAGTATAGAAGAACGCGGACGATGTGCACAAGAGGTAGCTAGGAGAAATGTATCAG GTTACTGGATTGGAGGCTTTGGGCTAGGAGAAAGCATGGATGACCGCCCTGCTCTGCTGAATGCTGTTACT GATATTTTACCAGAGGAAAAGCCACGTCTGATATGTGGCCTTGGACTTCCAGGTACCATGTTTAACATTTTTTGTGATAAG GGTGTTGCTTCGGGCATTGATCTTTTTGACTCGGT GTATATATATCACCTTACCCTTGGAGGCTTTGCACTTACCTTTCCGCTAGATGGAATTGATAAAAAGAAATCTGACTTTCAGCTCAGTGATATCGGAGTTGACCATACAAAGATTAATTTAAGGGCTATAGTATACAG GAAAGATGCTTCACCACTAGTCAAAAGCTGTAGCTGCTACACATGCCAGAACCATACAAAAGCATACATAAATCATCTACTCAATGTTCATGAAATGCTGGCTCAAATTCTGCTTGAAAT ACACAATACTCACCATTATCTGGGCTTCTTCCGCTCAATAAGAGAAGCAGTTAAAGCAGGAAAATTTGAGCAGTTTCGGCGACAGTTCCTCGAGAGTAGGCGCGACTGTCTTTCCACAGCTGCTGCCGCCAATgcgtaa
- the LOC122302372 gene encoding glucuronoxylan 4-O-methyltransferase 3-like, which yields MKSKTHLSINLKLILLCFFFLILLLLIVTSSFSPSQPPIAETRLSNSTKPTQEPQSTVSSACSSHLTPSCSKIPTSLANALIHFATTNITPQQTLKEISVSARVLATKSPCNFLVFGLGHDSLMWTALNHGGRTVFLEEDESWIGQIQQRLPTLESYHVVYDTKVHQADELMKLGMHEECKAVSDPRFSKCQLSLKGFPNDIYDIEWDLIMVDAPTGYHDDAPGRMSAIYTAGLMARNKEEGETDVFVHDVDRVVEDKFSNAFLCEGYLREQEGRIRHFNIPSYRARPGRPFCP from the coding sequence ATGAAGTCCAAAACTCATTTGTCCATTAATCTCAAGCTCATCCTCCTctgctttttctttctcatcctCCTCCTCTTGATAGTAACATCAAGCTTTTCACCTTCCCAGCCACCCATTGCAGAAACCCGCCTCTCAAACTCAACAAAGCCCACCCAAGAACCACAATCAACAGTATCATCGGCATGCTCATCTCACCTCACACCATCTTGCAGCAAGATCCCAACTTCCCTAGCCAACGCTCTCATTCACTTTGCAACAACCAACATCACCCCGCAGCAAACCTTGAAGGAAATCTCGGTGTCAGCACGGGTTCTTGCAACGAAATCACCATGCAATTTCTTAGTCTTTGGCCTCGGCCATGACAGCCTCATGTGGACCGCACTCAACCACGGTGGCCGCACGGTTTTCCTCGAAGAAGATGAGTCCTGGATCGGGCAAATCCAACAACGTCTACCAACATTAGAGTCGTACCACGTGGTATACGACACCAAGGTTCATCAGGCTGACGAGCTCATGAAGCTTGGAATGCACGAAGAATGCAAAGCTGTGAGTGATCCGAGATTCTCCAAGTGCCAACTTTCCCTCAAAGGATTCCCAAATGATATTTATGACATAGAGTGGGACTTGATCATGGTGGATGCGCCAACCGGGTATCATGATGATGCGCCCGGGAGGATGAGTGCCATATACACGGCAGGGTTGATGGCCAGGAACAAAGAGGAGGGCGAGACCGATGTGTTTGTTCATGATGTAGATAGAGTGGTGGAGGACAAGTTCTCTAATGCTTTTCTTTGTGAAGGGTACTTGAGGGAACAAGAAGGAAGGATTAGGCACTTCAACATTCCTAGTTACAGGGCTCGCCCGGGTAGACCCTTTTGCCCGTAG
- the LOC122302376 gene encoding uncharacterized protein LOC122302376 encodes MGRAKRELMSSAPWRGEEEAAEEFRDAKLKVTKQPGAEPVMHVPRRKNDKSKRHDLEDDDSLVEIDPQLRYSFQRNYQFLQRVFSIDTVVKPLPPAMAYNISRNLSFFTRIFTQFFDPEGIEKAQKSLGIGQEEKARRVR; translated from the exons atGGGGAGGGCGAAGAGGGAGTTGATGTCGTCGGCACCATGGAGGGGCGAAGAGGAGGCTGCCGAGGAGTTTCGGGACGCAAAGCTCAAAGTAACGAAGCAGCCTGGAGCCGAACCGGTGATGCACGTCCCTCGAAGAAAGAACGACAAGTCCAAACGCCACGACCTTGAAGATGATGATTCCCTTGTCGAGATTGACCCCCAGCTCCGCTACAGCTTTCAGCGTAATTATCAG TTTCTGCAACGGGTATTCAGCATTGACACCGTTGTGAAACCTCTTCCACCTGCCATGGCCTATAATATCTCCCGCAACTTGAGCTTCTTCACGCGCATTTTCACGCAGTTCTTTG ATCCAGAAGGCATTGAAAAGGCCCAGAAATCACTTGGGATAGGACAGGAAGAAAAAGCTCGCCGTGTTCGATGA
- the LOC122302375 gene encoding uncharacterized protein LOC122302375 isoform X4: MMEVKLSERRGLLPFIKLLPRPTFPSQSSSVLSLHNNFRGFTQKWRFRIQDISKAEQPTKHYLVHVIKEGETLTSISKQYGVSIHAIATANKTIQDVDVLFGGQHLNIPSDTRDTLVAKTTGYFLVLVPLVAFCVRLILDAFHTRVAGELKDEVASESEYQHHRCRSMRWKSALSDIEEIDSVDAELSPHSNNYSEAQSQVSFEEMSHVYNKLEQDYQKFLSECGMRESGHWRGGSPE; the protein is encoded by the exons ATGATGGAAGTGAAGCTAAGCGAAAGACGAGGCCTTCTTCCTTTCATCAAACTCCTTCCAAGACCAACCTTTCCATCTCAGAGTTCTTCTGTCCTTTCCTTACACAATAATTTCAGAGGCTTTACTCAG AAATGGAGGTTTCGGATTCAGGATATCTCAAAGGCTGAACAGCCCACCAAGCACTACTTGGTTCATGTTATCAAAGA GGGTGAAACTTTGACTTCGATTTCAAAGCAGTACGGGGTTTCAATACATGCCATTGCCACTGCTAATAAGACTATACAGGACGTTGATGTTCTTTTCGGAGGCCAGCACCTTAACATTCCTTCTGACACACGAGACACACTAGTG GCTAAAACCACTGGTTATTTTCTAGTTCTGGTTCCTCTTGTAGCATTTTGCGTTAGACTCATACTGGATGCCTTTCACACTAGAGTTGCTGGAGAGTTGAAAGATGAAGTTGCAAGTGAATCAGAGTACCAGCATCATAGGTGCAGAAGCATGCGGTGGAAATCTGCGCTCAGTGACATAGAAGAAATAGATTCCGTGGATGCTGAGCTAAGTCCACATTCCAAC AACTATTCAGAAGCTCAATCTCAAGTTTCTTTCGAAGAGATGTCACATGTTTACAACAAGCTCGAACAGGATTACCAGAAATTTCTATCAGAATGTGGAATGAGGGAATCTGGTCACTGGCGTGGAGGTTCTCCTGAATAA
- the LOC122302375 gene encoding uncharacterized protein LOC122302375 isoform X1 has product MMEVKLSERRGLLPFIKLLPRPTFPSQSSSVLSLHNNFRGFTQKWRFRIQDISKAEQPTKHYLVHVIKEGETLTSISKQYGVSIHAIATANKTIQDVDVLFGGQHLNIPSDTRDTLVVRTVIIWLRGLKLPENHLGSVNILDGLLEQKSFNVLSSHYLPHAKTTGYFLVLVPLVAFCVRLILDAFHTRVAGELKDEVASESEYQHHRCRSMRWKSALSDIEEIDSVDAELSPHSNNYSEAQSQVSFEEMSHVYNKLEQDYQKFLSECGMRESGHWRGGSPE; this is encoded by the exons ATGATGGAAGTGAAGCTAAGCGAAAGACGAGGCCTTCTTCCTTTCATCAAACTCCTTCCAAGACCAACCTTTCCATCTCAGAGTTCTTCTGTCCTTTCCTTACACAATAATTTCAGAGGCTTTACTCAG AAATGGAGGTTTCGGATTCAGGATATCTCAAAGGCTGAACAGCCCACCAAGCACTACTTGGTTCATGTTATCAAAGA GGGTGAAACTTTGACTTCGATTTCAAAGCAGTACGGGGTTTCAATACATGCCATTGCCACTGCTAATAAGACTATACAGGACGTTGATGTTCTTTTCGGAGGCCAGCACCTTAACATTCCTTCTGACACACGAGACACACTAGTG GTTAGGACTGTGATAATTTGGTTACGGGGCCTCAAACTACCAGAAAATCATTTAGGATCTGTGAATATCTTGGATGGACTTCTAGAGCAGAAGAGTTTCAATGTGCTATCCTCTCATTATTTACCACAC GCTAAAACCACTGGTTATTTTCTAGTTCTGGTTCCTCTTGTAGCATTTTGCGTTAGACTCATACTGGATGCCTTTCACACTAGAGTTGCTGGAGAGTTGAAAGATGAAGTTGCAAGTGAATCAGAGTACCAGCATCATAGGTGCAGAAGCATGCGGTGGAAATCTGCGCTCAGTGACATAGAAGAAATAGATTCCGTGGATGCTGAGCTAAGTCCACATTCCAAC AACTATTCAGAAGCTCAATCTCAAGTTTCTTTCGAAGAGATGTCACATGTTTACAACAAGCTCGAACAGGATTACCAGAAATTTCTATCAGAATGTGGAATGAGGGAATCTGGTCACTGGCGTGGAGGTTCTCCTGAATAA
- the LOC122302375 gene encoding uncharacterized protein LOC122302375 isoform X2 yields the protein MMEVKLSERRGLLPFIKLLPRPTFPSQSSSVLSLHNNFRGFTQKWRFRIQDISKAEQPTKHYLVHVIKEGETLTSISKQYGVSIHAIATANKTIQDVDVLFGGQHLNIPSDTRDTLVVRTVIIWLRGLKLPENHLGSVNILDGLLEQKSFNVLSSHYLPHAKTTGYFLVLVPLVAFCVRLILDAFHTRVAGELKDEVASESEYQHHRCRSMRWKSALSDIEEIDSVDAELSPHSNINELTEV from the exons ATGATGGAAGTGAAGCTAAGCGAAAGACGAGGCCTTCTTCCTTTCATCAAACTCCTTCCAAGACCAACCTTTCCATCTCAGAGTTCTTCTGTCCTTTCCTTACACAATAATTTCAGAGGCTTTACTCAG AAATGGAGGTTTCGGATTCAGGATATCTCAAAGGCTGAACAGCCCACCAAGCACTACTTGGTTCATGTTATCAAAGA GGGTGAAACTTTGACTTCGATTTCAAAGCAGTACGGGGTTTCAATACATGCCATTGCCACTGCTAATAAGACTATACAGGACGTTGATGTTCTTTTCGGAGGCCAGCACCTTAACATTCCTTCTGACACACGAGACACACTAGTG GTTAGGACTGTGATAATTTGGTTACGGGGCCTCAAACTACCAGAAAATCATTTAGGATCTGTGAATATCTTGGATGGACTTCTAGAGCAGAAGAGTTTCAATGTGCTATCCTCTCATTATTTACCACAC GCTAAAACCACTGGTTATTTTCTAGTTCTGGTTCCTCTTGTAGCATTTTGCGTTAGACTCATACTGGATGCCTTTCACACTAGAGTTGCTGGAGAGTTGAAAGATGAAGTTGCAAGTGAATCAGAGTACCAGCATCATAGGTGCAGAAGCATGCGGTGGAAATCTGCGCTCAGTGACATAGAAGAAATAGATTCCGTGGATGCTGAGCTAAGTCCACATTCCAAC ATTAATGAGCTGACAGaggtttga
- the LOC122302375 gene encoding uncharacterized protein LOC122302375 isoform X3, which yields MMEVKLSERRGLLPFIKLLPRPTFPSQSSSVLSLHNNFRGFTQKWRFRIQDISKAEQPTKHYLVHVIKEGETLTSISKQYGVSIHAIATANKTIQDVDVLFGGQHLNIPSDTRDTLVVRTVIIWLRGLKLPENHLGSVNILDGLLEQKSFNVLSSHYLPHAKTTGYFLVLVPLVAFCVRLILDAFHTRVAGELKDEVASESEYQHHRCRSMRWKSALSDIEEIDSVDAELSPHSNVSS from the exons ATGATGGAAGTGAAGCTAAGCGAAAGACGAGGCCTTCTTCCTTTCATCAAACTCCTTCCAAGACCAACCTTTCCATCTCAGAGTTCTTCTGTCCTTTCCTTACACAATAATTTCAGAGGCTTTACTCAG AAATGGAGGTTTCGGATTCAGGATATCTCAAAGGCTGAACAGCCCACCAAGCACTACTTGGTTCATGTTATCAAAGA GGGTGAAACTTTGACTTCGATTTCAAAGCAGTACGGGGTTTCAATACATGCCATTGCCACTGCTAATAAGACTATACAGGACGTTGATGTTCTTTTCGGAGGCCAGCACCTTAACATTCCTTCTGACACACGAGACACACTAGTG GTTAGGACTGTGATAATTTGGTTACGGGGCCTCAAACTACCAGAAAATCATTTAGGATCTGTGAATATCTTGGATGGACTTCTAGAGCAGAAGAGTTTCAATGTGCTATCCTCTCATTATTTACCACAC GCTAAAACCACTGGTTATTTTCTAGTTCTGGTTCCTCTTGTAGCATTTTGCGTTAGACTCATACTGGATGCCTTTCACACTAGAGTTGCTGGAGAGTTGAAAGATGAAGTTGCAAGTGAATCAGAGTACCAGCATCATAGGTGCAGAAGCATGCGGTGGAAATCTGCGCTCAGTGACATAGAAGAAATAGATTCCGTGGATGCTGAGCTAAGTCCACATTCCAACGTAAGCAGTTAA
- the LOC122302380 gene encoding GDSL esterase/lipase At1g33811 has product MKGFWEITLSISFVFLWWNIGKTYSQPLQPQVPCFFIFGDSLVDNGNNNRILTLARANYRPYGVDFPQGATGRFTNGRTYVDALAQLLGFRYYIPPYARTRGRALLMGVNYASGASGIRNETGNNLGDHASLIQQVANFADTVLQMRRLFRGDTNALNGHLSKCIFYSGMGSNDYLNNYFMSDFYTTSSDYTPKAYAAVLLQDYSRMLTQLYTLGARKVIVSAVGQIGCIPYQLARYHGNGSRCNEKINSAISLFNSGLRKLVDRFNGGELRGAKFVFLDSYQSTSDLYLNAASFGFEVIDKGCCGVGRNNGEITCLPLQAACEDRRKYLFWDAFHPTEVANIFFANSSYSSQTQSYAYPINIQQLAML; this is encoded by the exons ATGAAGGGTTTCTGGGAAATAACTTTGTCAATTAGTTTCGTGTTTCTGTGGTGGAATATTGGGAAAACTTACTCACAGCCACTGCAACCCCAAGTGCCCTGTTTTTTCATATTTGGTGACTCTTTGGTCGATAATGGAAACAACAATAGGATCCTTACGCTAGCAAGAGCCAATTATAGGCCTTATGGCGTTGACTTTCCACAGGGTGCCACTGGCCGCTTCACTAATGGTCGGACTTACGTCGATGCACTAG CTCAACTTCTTGGTTTTCGATATTATATTCCACCTTATGCAAGGACTCGCGGCCGTGCACTGCTTATGGGAGTGAACTATGCATCAGGAGCATCTGGGATCCGAAATGAAACAGGAAATAATCTG GGCGATCACGCATCCCTGATCCAACAGGTAGCCAACTTTGCAGATACAGTGCTACAGATGAGAAGGCTCTTCAGAGGAGATACCAATGCTCTCAATGGCCACTTAAGCAAGTGCATCTTTTATTCTGGAATGGGAAGTAACGATTATCTTAACAACTATTTTATGTCTGATTTCTACACAACTAGTTCAGATTACACTCCAAAAGCTTATGCTGCTGTACTTCTTCAGGACTACTCGCGCATGCTAACT CAATTATATACATTGGGAGCACGTAAGGTGATTGTTTCCGCAGTTGGCCAGATCGGGTGCATACCTTATCAGCTAGCGAGATATCATGGTAATGGCAGCCGCTGCAATGAAAAAATCAATTCTGCAATCTCTCTTTTCAATTCAGGGCTACGGAAACTTGTCGACCGTTTCAATGGAGGCGAGTTGCGTGGAGCAAAGTTTGTGTTCCTAGACTCATATCAGAGCACCAGCGATCTATACCTCAATGCAGCcagttttg GTTTTGAAGTGATAGACAAGGGATGCTGTGGAGTGGGGAGGAACAATGGGGAAATTACTTGTCTTCCACTTCAAGCAGCATGTGAGGATCGTAGAAAGTACCTGTTCTGGGATGCCTTTCATCCCACTGAGGTGGCAAACATCTTTTTTGCCAACAGTTCATACAGTTCACAAACACAGTCATATGCATATCCAATTAATATACAACAACTGGCAATGCTGTGA
- the LOC122302379 gene encoding GDSL esterase/lipase At1g71691-like, with product MAKFRLLMLEFFMVLSVSSGQGSGRGREMVPAMFIFGDSLIDNGNNNNLPSFAKANYFPYGIDFEGGPTGRFSNGYTLVDEIAELLGLPLIPAYSEASGEQILHGVNYASAAAGILDITGRNFVGRIPFNQQIRNFENTLDQITDRLGADDVAREIGRCIFFVGMGSNDYLNNYLMPNYPTKNQYNAQQYANLLAGQYSQQLTRLYNLGARKFVVAGLGLMGCIPSILAQSPTGTCSKEVNNLVQPFNANVKTIINNLSANLPGVRFSYIDVARMFEDIAANARTYGFVVLNRGCCGIGRNRGQITCLPFQTPCRNRNQYVFWDAFHPTAKVNIIMARKAFSGDQRFIYPMNIEQLANLDNEAK from the exons ATGGCTAAATTTAGATTATTAATGCTGGAGTTTTTCATGGTGCTGAGTGTATCTTCGGGTCAAGGTAGTGGAAGGGGGAGAGAGATGGTGCCTGCCATGTTCATATTCGGAGACTCTCTCATTGACAATGGCAACAACAACAACCTCCCTTCTTTCGCCAAGGCCAACTATTTCCCTTACGGTATTGATTTCGAGGGTGGCCCTACCGGCCGTTTCTCCAATGGCTACACTTTGGTCGATGAAATAg CTGAGCTGCTTGGACTTCCATTGATTCCCGCATACTCAGAAGCTTCAGGTGAACAAATACTTCACGGAGTCAACTATGCCTCCGCGGCTGCCGGAATCCTCGACATCACTGGCAGAAACTTT GTGGGTCGCATACCGTTCAATCAACAGATAAGAAATTTCGAGAACACGCTAGATCAGATAACAGACCGTCTCGGAGCGGATGATGTGGCCCGGGAGATTGGACGGTGCATATTTTTCGTTGGGATGGGCAGCAATGACTACCTAAACAATTACCTCATGCCCAATTACCCAACCAAGAATCAGTACAACGCACAACAATATGCTAATCTCTTGGCCGGACAGTACTCCCAGCAACTCACT AGACTTTACAATCTTGGAGCCCGGAAATTTGTTGTAGCTGGGCTTGGGTTAATGGGCTGCATTCCGAGCATCTTGGCTCAAAGCCCAACAGGGACTTGCTCAAAAGAAGTCAACAATCTTGTTCAACCTTTTAATGCAAATGTGAAGACAATAATCAACAACCTCAGCGCCAATCTACCTGGAGTCAGATTCTCTTACATCGACGTTGCCCGCATGTTCGAAGACATCGCCGCTAATGCTAGAACTTATG GATTTGTTGTCCTAAATCGTGGGTGCTGTGGCATCGGGCGAAACAGAGGACAGATTACATGTCTTCCATTCCAAACACCATGTCGAAACCGCAACCAGTATGTATTCTGGGACGCATTCCACCCAACAGCAAAAGTGAATATAATCATGGCGAGGAAGGCTTTCAGTGGAGACCAAAGGTTCATTTATCCGATGAACATAGAGCAGCTTGCAAATCTTGATAATGAGGCTAAGTAA